A single genomic interval of Malania oleifera isolate guangnan ecotype guangnan chromosome 11, ASM2987363v1, whole genome shotgun sequence harbors:
- the LOC131167510 gene encoding beta-glucosidase 13-like translates to MVMGSSSERGESRTLSSSSLIGRSRNIINVNYNYISGGRRNVNVKDYSNKGYSSIRCLKGHMVPPPAVLERLLNGGVPTGDQPSFTPIPKSKTVTRKDFPPDFKFGCSTSALQTEGAGDEGGRGASTWDSFVQDGTGDRDIAVDSYHRYKDDVQILKKMGVDTYRLSIAWPRILPDGTVSGGVNQQGIDFYNNFIDELLKNGITPFVTLFHFDLPQALQNKYRGFLSSEIVDDFKAYADLCFKTFGDRVKDWTTINEPQVFGQYGYKVGMPSNPNANPATDPFLATHHILLAHAAAAKLYKQTYQANQRGEIGISLVTQWFEPHVHNRLDREASERAFDFLVGWFMEPMVFGDYPFIMKALVRDGLPTFIEEEKNLVKGSFDFIGINYYTSRYAVSLPLNPDDEYNSQDQFQRVEFKVDRNGKPIGQLAPGSDAIYVYPQGLRDALIYINKEYNNPKMYVTENGYPEKRDDAIPVETALQDNAKIQHILSHLYAVSEARKKGADVEGYFMWALMDCMEMGSGYTVRFGLNYTDYLNNLNRIPKKSAKWLNSFLGGSPK, encoded by the exons ATGGTGATGGGTTCGTCGTCGGAGAGAGGAGAAAGTAGAACTCTGTCATCGTCATCTCTTATTGGCCGCAGCAGGAACATCATTAacgttaattataattatataagtGGAGGGAGGAGGAATGTTAACGTTAAGGATTATAGTAATAAGGGGTATAGTAGTATCCGGTGTTTGAAAGGACATATGGTTCCACCGCCGGCGGTGCTGGAGAGGCTGCTCAACGGCGGTGTACCTACAGGCGATCAACCCTCCTTCACCCCCATCCCCAAATCCAAAACCGTCACCAGAAAAGACTTCCCCCCTGATTTCAAATTTGGCTGCTCCACCTCTGCCCTCCAG ACAGAGGGAGCAGGAGATGAAGGAGGGAGAGGAGCTAGCACCTGGGATAGCTTTGTCCAGGATGGGACGGGAGATAGAGATATTGCTGTTGATTCCTACCATCGCTACAAA GATGATGTACAAATTTTGAAGAAGATGGGGGTTGACACTTATAGGCTCTCCATCGCTTGGCCAAGGATTCTCCCTG ATGGAACTGTGAGTGGCGGAGTAAACCAACAAGGCATTGATTTTTACAACAATTTTATTGATGAACTACTGAAAAATG GTATAACCCCATTTGTGACACTCTTCCACTTTGACTTACCGCAAGCATTGCAAAACAAGTACCGAGGCTTCTTGAGTAGTGAGATTGT GGATGACTTCAAGGCCTATGCAGACCTCTGTTTCAAAACCTTTGGGGACCGAGTGAAGGACTGGACAACCATCAATGAGCCTCAAGTGTTTGGGCAGTATGGCTATAAAGTTGGAATGCCCTCTAACCCTAatgcaaatcctgcaactgaccCTTTCCTTGCTACCCACCACATCCTATTGGCACATGCTGCTGCTGCTAAGCTCTACAAACAAACTTATCAG GCCAATCAACGTGGAGAGATTGGGATATCGTTGGTGACTCAATGGTTTGAGCCACATGTACACAACCGACTTGACAGAGAGGCATCTGAAAGAGCTTTTGATTTCTTGGTTGGATG GTTTATGGAGCCCATGGTGTTTGGAGACTACCCATTTATAATGAAAGCTCTGGTGAGAGATGGGCTGCCAACTTTTATAGAGGAGGAGAAGAATTTGGTAAAAGGGTCTTTTGATTTCATAGGGATCAATTACTACACTTCTAGATATGCAGTCTCCCTCCCATTAAACCCAGATGATGAATACAACAGCCAAGACCAATTCCAACGTGTTGAGTTCAAAG TGGACAGAAATGGAAAGCCCATTGGTCAACTG GCACCTGGGAGCGATGCCATTTATGTGTACCCACAAGGGCTAAGGGATGCtctaatatatataaacaaagaGTACAACAATCCCAAAATGTACGTCACTGAAAATG GCTATCCGGAGAAAAGAGATGACGCGATCCCGGTTGAGACAGCCCTGCAGGACAATGCCAAAATTCAGCACATTCTCAGCCATCTATATGCAGTTTCAGAAGCCAGAAA GAAAGGCGCAGACGTTGAAGGGTACTTCATGTGGGCTCTAATGGACTGCATGGAAATGGGTTCGGGTTACACGGTCCGGTTCGGGCTTAACTATACGGATTATCTCAACAATTTGAACCGGATCCCTAAGAAGTCTGCGAAGTGGCTCAACTCATTCTTGGGCGGTTCACCCAAGTGA